One part of the Arcanobacterium phocisimile genome encodes these proteins:
- a CDS encoding GAF domain-containing sensor histidine kinase, producing MDSNRLTAVVSHALELTGKLERDAAYQHFVDSARALTGAKFAALAVLDSHGETMEFVQSGMDPLAAALLGRPPRGHGVFDDTPAHGWLIVNDLATYANRYGFPPGHPIMDNYLGVAVSVKEQIWGRLYLTDKPGGFTDDDGAQMEILARAAAIAAQNSQMFARSQNRARWLTASQNIVASLLEGSDEDEALQVIVHEMRIAAQADVAIMVLPSIQNTWVSEVVDGEGSESLVGIRFPYTGRAMTVVNEQAGLVVDSMQRLRTVRVAQLRNFGPALYAPLASKSAGTGVIILLRNISGVEFNLHDLAMAENAAKQAAIALELAEARLNEELASELDERSRIGRDLHDLAIQQLFASGMHITAVKEDLAAKGYAEEVSAALDQAISSIDESVRQIRVIVQSLRDDSASVALVERLQQETKVALQVLGFAPSLIISWNGEVTSAEDTFVLIDDAVGADISDDVVAVVREGLSNAARHAHASSVAVRLSVDPTHVSVEVIDDGRGVTQSFGRRSGLSNLAARARRHRGSFTISSTDETSGTRVCWEAPLI from the coding sequence ATGGATTCTAATCGTCTCACCGCCGTCGTGTCTCATGCCCTTGAACTCACCGGAAAGCTCGAACGCGACGCCGCTTATCAACACTTTGTTGACTCAGCTCGCGCACTCACTGGCGCAAAATTTGCTGCGCTAGCAGTATTGGACTCCCATGGTGAAACGATGGAGTTTGTTCAATCAGGTATGGATCCGCTCGCTGCAGCGCTGCTCGGACGCCCACCGCGCGGGCACGGTGTTTTCGATGACACTCCAGCGCATGGATGGTTAATCGTCAATGATCTCGCCACTTATGCTAACCGCTACGGGTTCCCACCAGGCCATCCGATTATGGACAATTATCTTGGTGTAGCAGTTTCCGTAAAAGAACAAATATGGGGCCGTCTGTACTTGACAGATAAGCCCGGTGGTTTCACCGACGACGACGGTGCACAAATGGAAATCTTGGCTCGTGCAGCTGCGATTGCAGCACAAAATTCGCAAATGTTTGCTCGTTCGCAAAACCGTGCCCGGTGGCTAACTGCTTCACAAAATATCGTCGCTTCGCTATTAGAAGGTTCCGATGAAGATGAAGCTCTCCAAGTAATTGTTCACGAAATGCGCATCGCAGCACAGGCAGATGTAGCGATCATGGTTCTGCCCTCGATTCAAAACACGTGGGTGTCCGAAGTCGTCGACGGTGAAGGCTCCGAAAGCTTAGTGGGTATTCGCTTCCCCTACACGGGCCGTGCTATGACTGTGGTTAATGAGCAAGCTGGATTAGTGGTCGACTCGATGCAACGATTACGTACAGTCCGAGTAGCGCAACTGCGCAACTTCGGACCGGCATTGTATGCGCCGCTCGCTTCAAAGTCGGCTGGTACCGGAGTGATTATATTGTTACGAAATATTAGCGGAGTTGAGTTTAACCTCCATGATCTAGCTATGGCTGAAAATGCGGCTAAGCAGGCAGCTATTGCTCTTGAACTGGCAGAAGCTCGCCTCAATGAAGAGCTCGCCTCCGAGCTCGATGAGCGGTCAAGGATCGGGCGCGATCTGCACGACTTAGCTATCCAACAATTGTTCGCTTCAGGAATGCATATTACTGCTGTCAAAGAAGACCTCGCCGCTAAAGGGTATGCAGAAGAAGTCTCCGCTGCCCTAGATCAAGCAATTTCTTCAATCGATGAATCGGTTCGTCAAATCCGAGTTATTGTTCAGTCCTTGCGCGATGATTCAGCTTCTGTTGCTTTGGTTGAACGCCTACAACAAGAAACCAAAGTCGCACTGCAGGTCTTGGGCTTTGCACCATCGCTCATTATCAGCTGGAACGGTGAGGTTACCAGTGCGGAAGATACATTCGTTCTGATCGACGACGCCGTCGGTGCCGATATTTCTGACGATGTGGTTGCTGTGGTTCGCGAAGGTTTATCAAATGCAGCCCGTCATGCCCATGCTTCGTCCGTTGCAGTGCGTTTATCTGTTGACCCAACGCATGTCAGTGTTGAGGTCATTGACGATGGTCGTGGCGTGACACAGTCGTTCGGTCGCAGGTCTGGATTATCGAATCTAGCAGCTCGTGCGCGCCGGCATCGCGGTTCGTTTACTATTTCCTCGACTGATGAAACTTCGGGCACTCGTGTTTGCTGGGAAGCGCCACTAATCTAA
- the mutM gene encoding bifunctional DNA-formamidopyrimidine glycosylase/DNA-(apurinic or apyrimidinic site) lyase, protein MPELPEVETIRRGLVPHVVGKTIARVDALHPRVARMSPEGLDSLAGMTISGVVRRGKFMWFLTGERALVAHLGMSGQMRINSDSVHVRARFHFTDGTSLDFVDQRTFGYLHPDQLLPTPDSGPGGYGSQAAMIPASVAHIGRDLLDPLLDLRDVARAVKHRRTEIKRAILNQNIASGIGNIYADEALWEACVHPQKMTTAMSLAKIADVYEHAREVMERAVEAGGTSFDELYVNVNGESGYFDRSLHVYGKTGQPCDRCGKEIQRITFMNRSSHLCPACQRRSR, encoded by the coding sequence ATGCCAGAATTACCTGAGGTCGAAACCATTCGACGCGGTCTGGTACCGCACGTCGTTGGCAAAACAATCGCACGAGTAGATGCTCTCCACCCGCGGGTGGCCCGAATGTCCCCAGAAGGTCTTGACTCACTTGCCGGTATGACGATCAGCGGGGTAGTTCGCCGTGGGAAATTCATGTGGTTTTTGACTGGAGAACGCGCACTCGTCGCACATTTGGGGATGTCTGGCCAAATGCGGATCAATAGCGACTCGGTACACGTGCGTGCCCGGTTCCATTTTACTGACGGTACCAGCCTGGACTTTGTTGACCAACGCACATTCGGCTATTTGCATCCAGATCAACTCCTGCCCACCCCGGATAGTGGTCCGGGTGGCTACGGTAGCCAAGCCGCTATGATCCCGGCATCGGTTGCGCATATCGGGCGCGATCTCCTCGATCCACTTCTTGATCTGCGCGATGTGGCCCGTGCAGTCAAACACCGGAGAACCGAGATAAAACGCGCCATACTGAACCAGAATATCGCGTCAGGTATCGGCAATATTTATGCCGACGAAGCGCTGTGGGAGGCGTGCGTTCATCCACAGAAAATGACAACTGCGATGAGCCTGGCCAAAATTGCCGACGTTTACGAACACGCACGCGAGGTGATGGAGCGAGCCGTGGAAGCCGGCGGAACCTCGTTTGATGAGCTCTACGTCAACGTCAATGGTGAGTCTGGATACTTCGATCGTTCGTTGCATGTGTATGGCAAAACGGGTCAACCTTGTGATCGGTGTGGCAAGGAGATTCAGCGCATCACTTTTATGAACCGTTCATCACATTTATGCCCGGCATGTCAGCGTCGTTCAAGGTAG
- the rsmD gene encoding 16S rRNA (guanine(966)-N(2))-methyltransferase RsmD encodes MSRIIAGSARGRQLSVPKSGTRPTSSRVREALFSHLEHRDFIADCDILDLFAGSGAFALEALSRGARRAIGVDSAPEAHRAMQTNARTTGLALQHIKAQALTYVSQPGTDGPFDVVFLDPPYDFPDEQLAEILAQLPRHLKSDGVVVVERAKRSSQPRWPAQLEAERERTWGDTRVWSAHMAVEDVE; translated from the coding sequence ATGAGTCGTATTATTGCTGGGAGCGCTCGCGGTCGCCAACTGAGCGTGCCGAAGTCTGGTACTCGGCCAACTTCCTCGCGGGTTCGAGAAGCGCTTTTTTCTCACTTAGAACATCGCGATTTTATTGCTGACTGTGACATCCTTGATCTGTTTGCCGGATCAGGGGCGTTTGCGTTAGAAGCGTTGTCGCGCGGTGCACGGCGCGCCATCGGTGTTGATAGCGCGCCAGAAGCACATCGAGCTATGCAAACTAATGCCCGCACAACCGGTTTGGCACTGCAACATATTAAAGCCCAAGCATTGACGTACGTGAGCCAACCCGGTACTGACGGGCCATTCGACGTGGTGTTCCTCGATCCGCCATACGATTTCCCTGACGAGCAGCTGGCGGAGATCTTGGCGCAACTACCGCGGCATCTGAAATCTGACGGCGTCGTCGTCGTCGAACGAGCAAAACGGAGCTCACAACCACGCTGGCCTGCTCAGTTAGAAGCTGAACGCGAACGTACGTGGGGTGATACCCGCGTCTGGAGTGCCCATATGGCGGTAGAGGACGTAGAGTAA
- the cydD gene encoding thiol reductant ABC exporter subunit CydD produces MKPFDPRLLRYARATRGYLALLVLLGLVITALIGAQTYLIAAIISPVFYNQSTSTNYLFLTTFLVVVFGARSLLSYVQGAIGHRSAVRVISELRTQVLDHAGNLGSRWLSKGNTNEVVTLATRGLDDLEDYFVHFLPELFLTATATPLLLCVVAYMDFLSAVMIILCLPLIPLFMILIGKMTASYSAQRLATMQRLGSQLLDLLTGLPTLKGVGRETGPTKRVEELGLSFAQRTMNTLYVAFLSGAALEFITTLTTALVAVSIGLRMVNGDILLLEGLVVIMLTPEVLRPLREVGTQFHASANGVAAADRVFKILETVPYDHTAHQPVPDMTCTPIRFDDVSILAPGRETIAPASLTTTIDPGEVTVIRGASGSGKTTTINALLGLIPVTSGRILIGETELSNLDRQAWWSNITWVPQRPVLIPGTLAENLDADPESADVAHAAHITGFADVVANLPDGWNTRIGHGGTGLSVGQRQRLALTKALISAAQIVILDEPSAHLDAVAEEYVTRVINELRNNGHTLIVIAHRAAMTDIADIVIDVASRSRAAGEKL; encoded by the coding sequence GTGAAACCTTTCGATCCACGTCTACTGCGCTATGCACGAGCTACTCGTGGCTATTTAGCTTTACTCGTTTTACTTGGTTTAGTTATCACCGCGCTCATTGGCGCACAAACCTACCTGATAGCCGCAATTATTTCTCCGGTTTTCTATAACCAATCAACCAGCACGAACTATCTGTTCCTCACTACATTCCTCGTTGTTGTTTTCGGTGCACGTTCCTTACTGAGTTATGTCCAGGGAGCTATCGGCCACCGCTCCGCAGTTCGAGTCATCAGCGAGTTACGCACCCAGGTTTTAGACCATGCTGGAAATCTTGGATCACGTTGGTTATCGAAAGGTAACACGAATGAAGTCGTCACCCTCGCCACACGCGGCTTAGACGATCTCGAAGACTATTTCGTACACTTCTTGCCAGAGCTCTTCCTGACCGCCACCGCCACCCCACTGTTGTTATGCGTCGTGGCGTATATGGATTTTCTCAGCGCAGTCATGATCATCTTGTGCCTGCCACTTATCCCACTCTTTATGATTCTCATCGGAAAGATGACCGCCTCATATTCTGCCCAGCGCCTAGCGACAATGCAACGCTTGGGTAGCCAACTACTCGATCTACTCACCGGCCTGCCAACTTTGAAAGGAGTCGGCCGGGAAACCGGACCCACGAAGCGCGTCGAAGAACTCGGGCTATCATTCGCCCAACGAACCATGAACACCTTGTACGTGGCCTTCCTGTCCGGTGCGGCACTCGAATTCATCACCACGTTAACAACAGCACTCGTTGCGGTGTCAATCGGTCTGCGCATGGTCAACGGCGATATTCTTCTCTTGGAGGGGCTTGTTGTCATCATGTTGACCCCCGAAGTATTACGACCACTACGCGAAGTTGGAACCCAATTCCACGCATCGGCCAATGGTGTTGCCGCCGCCGATCGAGTATTCAAGATCCTCGAAACTGTCCCATACGACCACACCGCCCACCAGCCTGTTCCAGATATGACCTGCACCCCGATTCGTTTCGACGACGTATCCATCCTTGCCCCTGGTCGTGAAACTATCGCTCCGGCGTCGTTAACCACCACGATTGACCCCGGAGAAGTAACCGTTATTCGCGGCGCCTCTGGATCTGGAAAAACCACCACCATCAACGCGCTCCTGGGGTTAATCCCCGTCACCTCTGGCCGCATACTTATCGGCGAAACCGAACTTTCAAATCTTGATCGTCAAGCATGGTGGTCGAACATCACCTGGGTACCGCAACGTCCCGTCCTCATCCCCGGCACACTCGCTGAAAACCTCGATGCAGATCCAGAATCTGCCGACGTCGCCCACGCCGCTCACATCACTGGCTTCGCCGACGTCGTAGCCAACCTCCCCGACGGCTGGAACACTCGTATCGGACACGGTGGCACCGGGCTGTCTGTTGGCCAACGCCAACGCCTTGCTTTAACTAAAGCACTAATCTCAGCGGCACAAATCGTTATTCTCGACGAACCTTCTGCACACCTCGATGCCGTCGCTGAAGAGTACGTCACGCGAGTCATTAACGAACTACGTAACAACGGACACACACTTATTGTTATTGCCCACCGCGCAGCTATGACCGATATAGCCGATATCGTTATCGACGTAGCATCGCGCAGCCGAGCTGCTGGAGAGAAACTATGA
- the rnc gene encoding ribonuclease III yields the protein MHEHNRRELLAAWGVDIPSDLLTLALTHRSWAYEHDSAHNERLEFLGDSILGAVVAEQIFHDYPDKSEGELSKIKSAAVSERALADIARSLNLGSYIRLGKGEEQTGGRDKDSILSDTVESLIAATYESQGIDVVISTVRTHLREKIIEATNMGPALDWRTAMEEKARELGYNGDVTYQIDAEGPDHAKVYTAKVSIGGTQWGSGQATSRKAAKLAACQDAYHYLVVSVETTEADNPGSTK from the coding sequence ATGCACGAACATAATCGCCGTGAGTTACTTGCCGCGTGGGGAGTTGATATCCCCTCAGATCTCCTCACACTCGCATTGACGCACCGTTCTTGGGCTTATGAACACGATAGTGCACATAATGAACGCCTCGAGTTTCTTGGGGATTCGATTTTGGGCGCGGTTGTGGCAGAACAAATCTTCCACGACTATCCAGATAAGTCCGAAGGCGAATTATCAAAGATTAAGTCCGCAGCTGTGTCCGAGCGTGCGTTGGCAGATATCGCTCGCAGTCTTAACCTCGGCTCCTATATTCGCCTCGGTAAAGGAGAAGAACAAACCGGTGGGCGAGATAAAGATTCTATCCTCTCAGACACGGTCGAGTCGTTGATCGCAGCGACTTACGAATCCCAAGGCATCGACGTCGTTATCTCCACGGTACGCACGCATTTACGGGAGAAGATCATTGAGGCGACGAATATGGGGCCAGCTCTCGATTGGCGAACCGCGATGGAAGAAAAAGCCCGTGAGCTTGGCTATAACGGCGATGTGACCTACCAGATCGACGCTGAGGGCCCAGATCACGCCAAAGTCTATACTGCCAAGGTCTCGATCGGGGGTACTCAGTGGGGTAGCGGGCAAGCAACTTCGCGCAAAGCTGCGAAACTTGCGGCTTGTCAAGACGCGTACCATTACCTGGTCGTTAGCGTCGAAACCACTGAAGCTGACAACCCAGGATCAACGAAGTAG
- a CDS encoding response regulator: MIIDDHEVVRRGIAEVVDRANGLQVIAEAGSVAEAVRRAELMIPQVALVDLRLPDGTGIDIISELRERVPQVKCIVLTSFDDDDALSEALDAGAKAYLLKSVRGAEITDVIRAVADGRVLLDERTVTRRRADHDDPTADLTPSERKVLQLIGDGLSNREIGEKLGVAEKTVKNHITSLLSKMGMQRRTQVAAWVAGQRAAGWRNAGS, translated from the coding sequence ATGATTATCGACGATCACGAAGTGGTCCGTCGCGGTATTGCAGAAGTTGTCGATCGAGCCAATGGTCTCCAAGTTATTGCAGAAGCCGGTTCGGTTGCCGAAGCAGTGCGCCGTGCAGAATTAATGATTCCGCAAGTTGCGCTTGTCGATCTACGTTTACCAGATGGTACAGGCATTGATATCATTAGCGAACTTCGCGAGCGTGTACCACAGGTCAAATGTATCGTGTTGACTTCGTTCGACGACGATGACGCACTTTCAGAAGCCCTCGATGCTGGCGCTAAAGCATACTTGCTTAAATCCGTACGTGGCGCTGAAATCACCGATGTGATTCGAGCCGTTGCTGACGGTCGAGTTCTGCTCGATGAACGAACTGTTACACGCCGGCGAGCCGATCATGATGACCCCACCGCGGATCTCACTCCGTCAGAGCGTAAGGTGCTTCAACTTATTGGTGATGGCTTGTCCAATCGTGAGATCGGCGAGAAGCTTGGCGTTGCTGAAAAAACAGTGAAGAACCATATCACCTCATTACTGTCGAAGATGGGGATGCAACGACGTACTCAGGTTGCGGCGTGGGTAGCTGGCCAGCGTGCAGCTGGTTGGCGCAACGCAGGCAGCTAA
- the cydC gene encoding thiol reductant ABC exporter subunit CydC, with protein MHPFPSEERAALKRAITLLDVDKKKFSWSVLAGSSAIGSTVGLGTTAAWMIARAAQLPPVLDLSVASVGVRAFGVGKAIFRYLERIASHWVALHGMATLRTEVYRSLSESSTDVVTSLKRGDVLTRTNADVDEIGLVVVQSLLPMAVALLVSLLALGILGFLSPLIAILVACALFLSGIVGPLLAMTGAKLAEQEKITTRARLNEQSLYLLENAAQLRVGGLLSATETSRRDTEHDMWKQRDAAARFTALASTIDVLALGLAVIGAIVIGSWQVSQSMLSPVNLVVCAMTPLSAFEATARMPQAFIQLTRSGAAALRVMSLIDRANASPAASSTPKIDSGTTLTATDMVAGWPGHKDVTVPLSFTIKPGQSLAIVGPSGIGKSTILNTLAGLIAPHSGSVTIAEHHVSNIERATLSQHISFTAEDAHIFDTSILENLRVARADITVAQAHKLLEQAGLTSWIADLPEGIDTKLGADATTVSGGERRRLLLARALAAPASILLIDEPGEHLDPHTADTLIRDILLSADAQRAVVVVTHRLSPLDAADHVIMLGADHTGRAHVVDEGTHAELLLRNPQYEWSLKQEG; from the coding sequence ATGCATCCATTTCCATCCGAGGAACGCGCCGCGCTAAAACGAGCCATCACTCTCCTCGACGTTGATAAGAAAAAATTCAGCTGGTCAGTGCTCGCCGGATCGAGCGCGATTGGATCAACAGTAGGCTTAGGAACAACCGCAGCATGGATGATCGCACGAGCTGCTCAACTACCCCCAGTACTCGACCTTTCCGTGGCCTCAGTCGGCGTACGCGCTTTCGGTGTTGGCAAAGCAATCTTCCGCTACCTTGAACGAATCGCTTCACATTGGGTAGCTCTCCATGGGATGGCAACCTTGCGCACCGAGGTTTACCGCTCACTGTCGGAATCCTCAACTGACGTCGTCACCTCGCTCAAGCGCGGAGACGTGCTCACTCGCACGAATGCCGACGTCGACGAAATCGGCCTCGTTGTTGTGCAATCACTGTTACCTATGGCAGTAGCCCTCCTCGTTTCGCTACTAGCCCTTGGGATTCTCGGTTTCCTGTCCCCGCTGATCGCGATCCTTGTTGCCTGTGCACTATTCCTCTCTGGCATCGTTGGTCCGCTCTTGGCGATGACCGGAGCGAAACTTGCCGAACAAGAAAAAATCACTACTCGCGCTCGACTCAACGAACAATCGCTCTACCTGTTAGAAAATGCTGCACAACTTCGTGTTGGTGGGCTCTTATCGGCAACCGAGACAAGCCGTCGAGACACCGAGCATGACATGTGGAAACAACGCGATGCAGCTGCACGCTTCACAGCTCTTGCCTCGACGATTGATGTTCTCGCACTCGGCTTAGCAGTGATCGGTGCTATCGTTATCGGCTCATGGCAAGTATCACAAAGCATGCTTAGTCCGGTAAATCTCGTCGTTTGTGCCATGACACCGTTATCGGCGTTCGAAGCAACAGCACGCATGCCACAAGCATTCATCCAACTCACGCGCTCTGGTGCTGCCGCACTGCGCGTCATGTCGCTGATCGACCGTGCCAACGCCTCACCGGCAGCTTCCAGCACCCCGAAAATCGATAGCGGAACCACATTAACTGCTACTGATATGGTTGCTGGCTGGCCTGGTCACAAAGACGTCACCGTTCCACTGAGCTTCACAATTAAGCCTGGGCAATCACTGGCAATTGTTGGACCATCGGGTATCGGCAAATCCACGATTCTCAATACCCTCGCTGGACTCATTGCGCCACACTCAGGCAGTGTCACTATCGCTGAACATCACGTCAGCAATATTGAACGCGCCACGCTTTCACAGCACATCAGCTTCACCGCGGAAGACGCTCATATCTTCGATACCTCCATCCTAGAAAATTTACGGGTAGCACGGGCTGATATCACCGTTGCCCAAGCGCACAAGCTCTTAGAACAAGCCGGGCTCACTTCCTGGATTGCAGACCTGCCCGAAGGCATCGATACCAAACTAGGCGCAGACGCCACGACCGTTTCTGGCGGTGAACGACGTCGTCTCTTACTTGCCCGTGCACTCGCCGCCCCCGCATCCATACTTCTTATTGATGAACCAGGCGAACACCTCGATCCGCATACCGCAGATACGCTTATTCGCGACATCTTGTTATCTGCCGATGCTCAACGCGCCGTCGTCGTCGTCACCCACCGGCTCTCCCCGCTCGATGCCGCCGATCACGTCATCATGCTCGGTGCAGACCACACCGGCCGGGCACACGTAGTCGACGAAGGAACTCACGCCGAGCTCCTGCTACGCAACCCACAATACGAATGGTCGCTGAAGCAAGAAGGATAA
- a CDS encoding YceD family protein, translated as MDLRSEYVVSVSDVTSGTPTQLDLTLNAPEECGVGLIGVPAGTPMKVTLSLQSVSEGIFVQGDIQTVAHGQCARCAQDITQPMDEPIAELVFWPERRDALISEGDDEIEDMPIIEEMHIDLEPIIRDAIVLALPFTPVCSPDCQGLCSECGEPWNELPADHTHDYFNPAFSALDVLAEQMKDK; from the coding sequence ATGGATTTACGGTCCGAATATGTTGTGTCGGTATCCGATGTCACCTCTGGTACCCCCACACAGCTGGACCTGACACTCAACGCGCCAGAAGAGTGCGGTGTCGGTTTGATTGGTGTGCCAGCAGGGACTCCGATGAAGGTGACACTATCACTGCAATCAGTGTCCGAAGGTATTTTCGTACAGGGGGACATTCAAACAGTAGCCCATGGGCAATGTGCCCGATGTGCTCAAGACATCACTCAGCCGATGGACGAACCGATCGCAGAGCTAGTTTTTTGGCCAGAGCGGCGTGACGCTCTCATAAGTGAAGGCGACGACGAGATCGAAGATATGCCAATTATTGAAGAGATGCATATCGATCTTGAGCCGATTATTCGTGATGCCATCGTTTTGGCTTTGCCGTTTACGCCAGTATGTTCGCCTGACTGCCAAGGGCTGTGCTCAGAATGCGGTGAGCCATGGAATGAACTGCCAGCTGATCATACGCATGATTATTTCAACCCAGCATTCTCTGCTCTTGACGTGCTTGCTGAACAGATGAAGGACAAGTAA
- the coaD gene encoding pantetheine-phosphate adenylyltransferase, whose amino-acid sequence MSCAVCPGSFDPITLGHIDVIERAQRMFDEVVVAVAHNSAKNYLFTDEERLTLAREAVAHLPGVRVELITGLVADFAREVNAQAIVKGVRGSADYDSEMPMSLLNRHLSGVETVFVMGEPSLAHIASSFVKELARYGGPYEDMVPLNVARALKEKVEA is encoded by the coding sequence ATGAGTTGTGCAGTATGCCCTGGATCGTTTGATCCGATTACCCTTGGACATATCGACGTTATTGAACGTGCTCAGCGCATGTTTGATGAAGTCGTGGTAGCCGTTGCCCATAATTCGGCGAAGAATTATTTATTTACCGACGAAGAACGCCTCACGTTAGCGCGTGAAGCCGTAGCGCATCTCCCAGGCGTGCGCGTCGAGCTGATTACGGGGCTTGTTGCAGATTTTGCGCGCGAGGTCAATGCGCAAGCGATTGTTAAAGGTGTGCGTGGTTCTGCCGATTACGATTCAGAGATGCCAATGTCATTGCTGAACCGGCATTTGTCGGGCGTAGAGACGGTGTTTGTTATGGGCGAACCGAGTCTTGCACATATTGCGTCGTCATTCGTGAAAGAATTAGCCAGATATGGTGGTCCATATGAGGATATGGTTCCATTGAATGTAGCCCGAGCATTAAAAGAAAAGGTGGAAGCATGA